One Panicum virgatum strain AP13 chromosome 9K, P.virgatum_v5, whole genome shotgun sequence genomic region harbors:
- the LOC120647910 gene encoding macrodontain-1-like: MQKALLVALVATVDAAFTFTADDIESEEALWELFGRWAAYHEVVREPGRFAALKANVQWRWSKQRHSGRPMALNVFGDRSFDELAPQSCLKCAADPCPPDQEMEVIDLELMAAKRAAVSPATTLPSKLDWSKVDWRDEKPTAVTDVKRQGQCGSCWAFAAAGAVEGAHAIETQSAAVSLSPQYLLDCTSEYIDKSCDCSGGSRVHALNLIQKLGGIPLDSDYPYMGYQSQCDHHKFHWSATILNWWRIQSFNATELKLAVYLQPVSVGIGLDADFYHWEPTSDGSVYYGPGSTTVSHAVLIVGYDMDDLGLPFWIVKNSWGGDKGYININAEVNVGQIGNPIFVDAGSVPV; the protein is encoded by the exons ATGCAGAAAGCTCTCCTCGTGGCCCTGGTGGCCACGGTGGACGCCGCATTCACTTTCACCGCCGACGACATAGAGTCTGAGGAGGCTCTCTGGGAGCTGTTTGGGCGCTGGGCTGCGTACCACGAGGTGGTGCGCGAGCCCGGCCGGTTCGCGGCGCTCAAGGCCAACGTCCAGTGGCGTTGGTCCAAGCAGCGACACTCTGGGCGCCCGATGGCACTCAACGTGTTCGGCGACCGATCGTTCGACGAGCTCGCCCCACAGTCTTGCTTGAAGTGTGCCGCCGACCCCTGTCCCCCGGATCAGGAGATGGAGGTCATCGACCTCGAGCTCATGGCCGCCAAGCGAGCCGCTGTCAGTCCCGCCACCACGCTCCCCAGCAAGCTGGACTGGAGCAAGGTGGACTGGAGGGATGAAAAGCCCACTGCAGTCACTGACGTGAAGCGCCAGGGCCAGTGCGGAAGCTGCTGGGCTTTCGCCGCAGCTGGTGCCGTGGAAGGCGCCCACGCCATCGAGACACAGTCCGCGGCTGTCTCTCTCTCGCCGCAGTATCTGCTTGACTGCACCTCCGAGTACATCGACAAGTCCTGCGACTGCTCCGGCGGAAGCAGGGTACATGCTCTGAATCTCATCCAGAAGCTTGGCGGAATCCCATTGGACTCGGACTACCCATACATGGGGTACCAGTCCCAATGCGACCATCACAAGTTCCACTGGTCCGCGACCATCTTGAATTGGTGGAGAATCCAGAGCTTCAACGCGACCGAGTTGAAGCTTGCCGTCTACCTCCAGCCCGTATCGGTGGGCATCGGTCTGGACGCCGACTTCTATCATTGGGAACCGACTTCCGATGGCTCCGTGTACTACGGCCCGGGCAGCACCACCGTCTCCCACGCGGTGTTGATTGTCGGCTACGACATGGACGACCTCGGCCTCCCATTCTGGATCGTGAAGAACTCGTGGGGGGGCGACAAGGGGTACATAAACATCAACGCCGAGGTCAACGTCGGCCAAATTGGCAATCCCATATTTGTCGATGCTG GTTCCGTGCCAGTGTGA